From Daphnia pulicaria isolate SC F1-1A chromosome 4, SC_F0-13Bv2, whole genome shotgun sequence, one genomic window encodes:
- the LOC124337726 gene encoding zinc metalloproteinase nas-7-like, translating into MNGNGVQDVSLPDYCVSYSYPGSVIHELMHATGFQHEHQRPDQQYYINVNYPNIRLDNRQFFNPFKPNEVNTLGLPYDIKSVMHYPSSFMASNPSIPTMVARSGDLNLGNLKGFTKLDTQKINKLYNCRY; encoded by the exons ATGAACGGAAACGGCGTGCAAGATGTGAGTCTACCGGACTATTGCGTCAGCTACAGTTACCCCGGATCGGTTATTCACGAACTGATGCACGCTACTGGATTCCAACACGAACACCAGAGACCCGACCAACAATATTACATCAACGTTAACTATCCCAACATTCGTCTAG ATAATCGTCAATTCTTCAATCCATTCAAACCTAACGAAGTCAACACTTTGGGTCTCCCATACGACATCA AATCTGTGATGCATTACCCCAGCTCGTTCATGGCAAGCAACCCATCGATCCCGACTATGGTAGCCAGGAGTGGCGATTTGAACTTGGGAAATCTGAAGGGATTTACTAAG TTGGACACCCAGAAGATTAACAAGTTGTACAACTGCCGTTACTAA
- the LOC124337022 gene encoding uncharacterized protein LOC124337022, with product MPRLPQPESLVKLCVKCVTNASRRSANKIPAVMRNCNMTAINSKFFPNAFHQLPVALLEEIIFAFTMRRMRDRGRMPIPHPYFLHYLITPQIQHLSFSIYYGGYLGLFPKLENLLTLDLGKTGVKDDSLKSIGIYCSQLRSLNLKGCTDVTDDGIRWLCGVDFPGMGKSRLCKTIQKLSILHTSVTKKGIQVALKNFLFLNILENYYIVDALAELAQSAIDSKQPGFYNNTFSISTLYTSPDTPLRSNSLPLALPLCHLVNQVSICVTKELKDSDLLCLLSIKMLRKLEIGGSSFCLPGETAITFDGGVAPLLKAFGRSLETLMLGGIKLVCLSSIIEFCPNLIALFISGASGSFKDEDLFQVEKKPPILKELQVLTCYFQVPADSLLVLLSSPSLKKISIGLCDSLTDEVLLEAFKSHRFKHLQKLELFHCDSVTLRCIRALLLNGCDSLEVMSLHQCKCLGINTFEDLHSLISKKNWNLYITCQLFFQRI from the exons ATGCCTAGATTGCCTCAACCCGAATCTCTCGTTAAACTGTGTGTCAAGTGCGTAACAAATGCAAGTAGGAGATCTGCAAATAAAATTCCAGCAGTTATGCGGAATTGTAATATGACCGCTATCAATTCTAAATTTTTCCCCAATGCATTTCATCAATTAC CCGTTGCGCTCCTGGaggaaatcatttttgctTTTACAATGAGGCGAATGAGAGACAGAGGACGAATGCCGATCCCACATCCATATTTCCTTCATTATCTCATCACTCCACAAATTCAACAtttaagtttttctatttactATGGGGGTTACTTGGGTTTATTCCCCAagcttgaaaatttgctaacaTTGGACCTTGGAAAAACTGGAGTGAAAGATGACTCTTTAAAAAGCATTGGAATTTACTGTTCCCAGTTAAG GTCGCTGAATTTAAAAGGTTGCACTGACGTGACAGACGATGGAATTCGATGGCTTTGTGGGGTGGATTTTCCGGGAATGGGAAAATCAAGACTTTGCAAGACCATCCAAAAATTAAGTATTCTTCACACAAGTGTTACTAAGAAAGGAATTCAAGTTGCGCTGAAAAATTTCCTGTTCTTGAATATCCTTGAAAATTATTATATTGTAGATGCATTGGCAGAGTTGGCCCAATCAGCGATAGATTCTAAGCAACCCGGCTTTTATAATAATACGTTCTCAATTTCTACCTTGTACACATCTCCTGATACGCCGTTGAGGAGTAATAGTCTGCCACTAGCCCTCCCTTTATGCCATTTAGTTAATCAGGTTTCAATTTGTGTAACCAAGGAACTGAAAGATAGTGATCTTTTGTGCTTATTGTCGATCAAAATGCTTCGTAAACTTGAAATCGGCGGTTCTTCATTTTGTCTACCAGGCGAAACTGCTATTACTTTTGATGGTGGTGTGGCTCCACTTCTCAAGGCATTTGGAAGATCATTGGAGACTCTTATGTTGGGGGGTATAAAATTAGTTTGTCTTTCCAGCATAATCGAATTCTGCCCAAATCTAATTGCATTGTTTATCAGCGGCGCTTCGGGCTCGTTTAAGGACGAAGACCTCTTCCAGGTGGAAAAGAAGCCGCCTATTTTGAAAGAACTACAGGTGTTGACTTGTTATTTTCAGGTTCCAGCCGATAGTTTGCTTGTTTTGCTATCTTCTCCTTCactcaaaaaaatttcaattggtCTTTGCGATTCGCTCACTGATGAGGTCTTACTGGAGGCCTTCAAAAGTCACCGATTCAAGCACCTTCAAAAGCTGGAACTATTTCATTGCGATTCAGTGACGCTGCGTTGTATCAGAGCATTATTGTTAAACGGCTGCGATTCTCTAGAAGTCATGAGCCTCCATCAGTGTAAATGCCTTGGGATAAACACTTTTGAAGATTTGCACTCTCTTATTTCtaagaaaaattggaatttgTATATCACctgccaacttttttttcagagaaTTTAG